A part of Ascochyta rabiei chromosome 3, complete sequence genomic DNA contains:
- a CDS encoding alpha-1,6-mannosyltransferase, whose amino-acid sequence MSRSSSPRPGGWSSPGLNTSYDSGGPNGSSHNVTWASAQARSAEVQGYPGFTPRNQGFFSKHFRRISTSLPVSYGEKENLGRGRHQGNKFMQMMNRIGWNLWRLRRSLGVVLLVILGIITFYVTPLHRMYRRSALFGGGNKYVIILAANQGGGVMEWKGPREWAIERDSVKNKKKYTKKWGYDLEIVDMSTKKRYAHEWRESWEKVDTIRNAMRKYPQAEWFWWLDTNTFIMEPSYSLQKHIFRNLQDITYRDINVYNPLNISHPLTEDYLDAETRSPVGDGRVESINMLVPQDCGGFNLGSFMLRRSVWTDRLLDIWWDPVGYEQKHMEWEHKEQDAFEYMYKNQPWIRPHVAFLQQRKINSFPPGACGDAGDDVNIHYQEKERDFLVNMAGCEWGRDCWAEMYNYRQLSNRLNRNPWEKLKDGISDFFKKPAKKDEKKKDEKKKDEKKKEEKKN is encoded by the exons ATGTCAAGATCGTCTTCGCCCAGACCTGGGGGCTGGTCCAGTCCCGGCTTGAACACTTCGTACGATTCAGGTGGACCGAACGGGTCCTCACACAATGTCACTTGGGCTTCGGCCCAGGCGAGGAGCGCTGAGGTACAAGGATACCCGGGCTTTACCCCTAGAAACCAAGGCTTCTTCTCGAAACACTTTCGCAGAATATCCACAAGCTTGCCTGTCAGCTACGGCGAGAAGGAAAACCTAGGCCGTGGGCGGCACCAGGGCAACAAATTCATGCAGATGATGAACCGCATCGGTTGGAATCTCTGGCGCTTGAGGAGGTCACTGGGAGTAGTGTTGCTCGTCATACTCGGCATCATCACGTTCTACGTGACAC CTTTGCATCGAATGTACAGACGGTCGGCGCTTTTCGGCGGCGGAAACAAATACGTTATCATTCTTGCAGCGAACCAAGGCGGCGGTGTCATGGAATGGAAGGGTCCCCGCGAGTGGGCCATTGAGCGTGACAGCGTaaagaacaagaagaagtacACGAAGAAGTGGGGTTACGACCTCGAGATTGTGGATATGAGCACCAAGAAGCGCTACGCACACGAGTGGAGAGAAAGCTGGGAAAAGGTGGACACTATTCGCAACGCCATGCGCAAATACCCCCAGGCTGAATG GTTTTGGTGGCTTGACACCAACACTTTCATCATGGAACCGTCCTACTCCCTGCAAAAGCACATCTTCAGAAACCTGCAAGATATCACGTACCGCGACATCAACGTTTATAATCCACTCAATATCTCACACCCTTTGACTGAAGACTACCTGGACGCCGAGACTCGATCGCCTGTTGGCGATGGGAGAGTAGAGTCCATCAACATGCTGGTACCACAGGACTGTGGTGGCTTCAACTTGGGCTCCTTCATGTTGCGAAGGAGTGTTTGGACAGATCGGCTACTGGACATTTGGTGGGATCCGGTTGGTTATGAGCAGAAACACATGGAATGGGAGCACAAAGAGCAGGATGCATTCGAGTACATGTATAAGAACCAGCCCTGGATCCGGCCACACGTTGCCTTCCTCCAGCAACGCAAGATCAACAGCTTCCCACCTGGGGCATGCGGTGATGCTGGCGACGATGTTAACATTCACTACCAAGAAAAGGAACGCGATTTCCTGGTCAACATGGCTGGTTGTGAGTGGGGCCGCGATTGCTGGGCTGAGATGTACAACTACCGCCAGCTCAGCAACCGCTTGAACCGAAATCCCTGGGAAAAGCTCAAGGATGGGATTAGCGATTTCTTCAAGAAGCCGGCAAAGAAGGACGAAAAGAAAAAGGACGAAAAGAAAAAGGACGAAAAGAAAAAGGAAGAAAAGAAGAACTAG